In the genome of Nonomuraea sp. NBC_00507, the window GGTGCCCCAGCCCGACGTGCCCGGGTCCGGCACCGCGTCCGACGTGCCCGGGTCCGGCAGCGCGTCCAACGCCGACCCGCCCCTGTTCGCCGCGGCGCTGCTCGCGCTGATCGACGACGAACGCAGGCGGCGCTCGCTCGCGGCAGGGGCGCTGGACACGGCGCTGCGCCACTCGGCCGGCGAGGTGGCCGAGCAGTGGGAGAAGCTGATCACCGATCTCCACTGAGGGATACCGGTTCCGGGTACCGTAGAGGCATGCATGGGTACAGCGGAGACAAGCAGGCCTATCTGACGCGGCTCAGGCGCATCGAGGGTCAGATCAGGGGCCTGCAGCGAATGGTCGATGACGACGCATACTGCATCGACGTGCTCACCCAGGTCTCCGCGGCCACGCGGGCGCTGCAGGCGGTGGCGCTGGGGCTGCTCGAGGAGCACATCTCGCACTGCGTGGCCGACGCGATCAACACCGGCGGGCCCGAGGCCGAGGCGAAAGTGAAAGAGGCCTCCGCGGCGATCGCGCGCCTCGTCCGTTCGTAAGTCTCCGTCTCGTAAGTCTCCGTCGAATGTGAGGATGCCTCATTTGTACGGAGGAGACCGATGGGGGCAAGTGACTAGTTATGCGAAACCCCGGGAACTAGGTCCCCGGGGTCAGTAATCGTGATGGTCGTATGGTCCTTCAGCGGCTCGCCGAAGTCCGCAATCCGAGCGCGTCGTCGAGTTCGTCCAAGGTCAGCCGCCGCTCGCTGACAGCCACGGCCGTGAGCACCTCGGCGTAGAGCGCAATCTCGTCCAACGCGACACGGTCGTGGACCCGAGAGTCCAGGTCGTCGTGCCCCACCGCGTCGTCCTTTCCTTCCGCAGCCCACACCCTCTACGAGGTTACGGTGCGGCCCCTTCCGGCGACATGGCCCATCGGAGTCATTCCTTTCCGTGCCGCGGAGCCCCAGTGGGATCATTTCCCGAATCAGAGATCACAATTCAGCGTATTTCCTGTTACCTGGAGTGTTAGAACGATATAGGGGTGGTTAGGGTGAAATAGCGGGATAAGTGGTTTAGTAGTGACCTGTGTCATGTTCATGGTGATCGTCGCGTTCGTGGACGAGCTTCTGCACAAGCGCCGACTGCCCCGCCAGCCCGCGCTCGGGCACCTTGGCACCGGTCAGCCTGCCCCACGCCAGCCCCGTCGCGTACGCCGCCCCGAGCACCGCCGCCGCGCTCGCCCG includes:
- a CDS encoding metal-sensitive transcriptional regulator — its product is MHGYSGDKQAYLTRLRRIEGQIRGLQRMVDDDAYCIDVLTQVSAATRALQAVALGLLEEHISHCVADAINTGGPEAEAKVKEASAAIARLVRS